In a single window of the Candidatus Poribacteria bacterium genome:
- a CDS encoding phenylacetate--CoA ligase family protein: protein MTSELNSFIETLGREALTQIQLKKLQAMLAPVLETNSFYRRKLGEVGIGKPEDIRTLADYRRLPFTTKDELSADGKTHAPYGTNLTFPRERYIRIHQTSGTTGEPLRCLDTEDSWDWWARCWEAVYNAAGVTSSDRIFFAFSFGPFIGFWSAYEGARRIGALSVPGGGMTSLQRLRVICSNDISTLICTPTYALHLAEVAEEEGIDIANANVRVTIHAGEPGASLPWTKHRIENAWNARCYDHAGATEVGAWGFECQSQAGVHLNEGEFICEVIDPVTGESAEEGELVITNLGRVGMPVIRYRTGDQVKLETEPCECGRTFWRLEGGVIGRIDDALIIRGVNVYPSTIENIIRRFAEVGEFAVDVYRRGALDEMEIRIQTSDTDSDMTAQAVATAVRESLGLRVVVKPVPHGTLPSFELKARRFTDHRRN, encoded by the coding sequence ATGACAAGCGAATTAAATTCTTTCATTGAAACGCTCGGACGAGAAGCGTTGACACAAATCCAATTAAAGAAGCTGCAGGCGATGCTTGCGCCGGTGTTGGAGACCAACTCTTTCTATCGGCGAAAACTGGGCGAGGTAGGTATAGGGAAGCCGGAGGATATACGAACGCTCGCAGATTACCGGCGGCTGCCCTTTACGACGAAGGATGAGCTCTCCGCTGACGGAAAGACCCACGCACCCTACGGCACAAATCTTACATTTCCTCGCGAACGGTATATCCGTATCCATCAAACCTCTGGCACGACCGGCGAACCGCTGCGCTGCTTGGACACTGAAGATAGTTGGGATTGGTGGGCGCGGTGTTGGGAGGCGGTTTATAATGCCGCCGGTGTGACCTCAAGCGATCGGATCTTCTTCGCGTTTTCTTTCGGTCCTTTTATCGGTTTCTGGAGTGCTTACGAAGGCGCGCGGCGGATTGGCGCATTGTCTGTTCCGGGCGGCGGAATGACCTCGCTTCAGCGGTTACGCGTTATTTGTTCCAACGATATTTCGACATTGATCTGCACCCCGACGTATGCCTTGCATCTCGCTGAAGTTGCCGAGGAGGAGGGGATTGATATCGCCAACGCCAATGTCCGCGTGACGATTCATGCCGGTGAGCCGGGCGCAAGCCTACCGTGGACGAAGCATCGCATCGAAAATGCTTGGAACGCTCGCTGCTACGATCACGCCGGCGCGACGGAGGTGGGGGCTTGGGGGTTTGAGTGTCAGTCGCAAGCGGGGGTACACCTGAACGAAGGGGAATTTATCTGCGAAGTTATTGACCCTGTGACGGGCGAATCCGCCGAAGAAGGTGAGTTGGTTATCACCAACCTCGGTAGGGTTGGGATGCCGGTCATCCGCTATCGTACCGGCGATCAGGTCAAGCTGGAAACGGAACCGTGCGAGTGCGGACGAACGTTTTGGCGTCTCGAAGGTGGTGTCATCGGGCGAATCGACGACGCACTGATTATACGAGGCGTGAATGTCTATCCGAGCACCATTGAGAACATCATCCGTCGTTTCGCTGAAGTGGGTGAGTTTGCGGTAGACGTTTATCGGCGGGGGGCACTTGATGAGATGGAGATTCGTATCCAGACTAGCGACACGGATTCGGACATGACTGCACAAGCTGTTGCCACCGCGGTTCGTGAATCTCTGGGGCTGCGCGTGGTGGTGAAGCCGGTGCCTCACGGCACATTGCCCAGCTTTGAGTTGAAGGCACGACGGTTTACAGATCACCGACGGAATTAA